The following are encoded together in the Malaya genurostris strain Urasoe2022 chromosome 3, Malgen_1.1, whole genome shotgun sequence genome:
- the LOC131435356 gene encoding zinc finger protein 62-like, with the protein MVAFNLSTFPEVCRLCLQSKHPDEMVSVHIERPMQSGSLGDLLEEFTFKIPTRMSNYFPSEVCSMCLEVFDFFYKYKQKLYQIHLFLKAFVDVKLGNKDPLVKLLNDNKEYFSILFKDLDICNKEELLVEDLLEEYQYYKISAMANVKDEASDEKQVEPAEAKNYELHVEIIDDIESVKDADHAKIFLEQLGSYKVDNENVKQIEIKAEPVYLLSVIRDDSQFEIEELPSNGSDQVDDFNEDAASKHDTSDIKLIFSDDGHHDENMSIAESNEESSSRDALEVHQRSHEEKSNTPNKEFNTRQPRLPVSKSREHQPRELRKKHVCDICGATLKHKYSLEVHLGRHAGVTQFQCQYCSSSFHTKTEMRNHLRSIHTTGSSCECAKCGAVFKTKKLLNQHLESHAEKRNFKCETCEFAFKTLQHLKRHITTVHREVRFSCNHCTMSYGRKDKLRMHMERAHNIQSYFVCDICLRSFNGKQALDEHKGHHANPKPLECGVCLMAFEDGRTFDDHLCISYRDSYECCGKDFKYHVHFNRHVLMEHGIKSNARVRPKRGLLIGQLRADRRLREVRCRKCDRNFVSMLERKRHVCVGNISSIGSAEIPATSEEMVNSDGAMFVSEMGEEEHLEDVDDNLEIEYIISEETESVTNC; encoded by the exons ATGGTCGCGTTTAATCTATCTACCTTTCCCGAGGTTTGCCGACTTTGTTTACAATCGAAACATCCGGATGAAATGGTTTCGGTTCATATTGAACGACCAATGCAGAGCGGATCTTTAGGAGACTTACTGGAGGAATTCACTTTCAAAATTCCTACG CGAATGTCGAATTATTTTCCGTCGGAGGTATGCTCAATGTGTTTGGAAGTTTTCGATTTCTTTTATAAATACAAGCAGAAATTATATCAGATTCATCTTTTTCTGAAAGCATTTGTGGATGTTAAATTGGGAAACAAAGATCCGTTAGTGAAGCTGTTGAATGAcaataaggaatatttttccattttgttcAAAGATTTGGATATTTGCAACAAGGAAGAGTTACTGGTAGAAGATTTGCTTGaagaatatcaatattataaaaTATCAGCCATGGCCAATGTGAAGGATGAAGCCAGCGACGAGAAACAGGTTGAGCCCGCAGAAGCAAAAAATTACGAGCTTCACGTAGAAATTATAGATGATATTGAATCTGTGAAGGATGCTGACCATGCCaaaatatttttggaacagTTGGGAAGTTACAAGGTGGATAACGAAAATGTCAAACAAATAGAAATTAAAGCCGAGCCAGTGTACTTGCTGTCTGTGATACGCGATGATTCTCAATTTGAAATAGAAGAGTTGCCTTCCAATGGATCAGATCAAGTTGACGATTTTAACGAAGATGCTGCGTCAAAGCATGACACCAGCGATATCAAACTTATTTTTTCGGATGACGGTCACCACGACGAAAACATGTCAATAGCAGAATCGAATGAAGAGTCAAGTTCCAGGGATGCTCTTGAGGTTCATCAAAGAAGTCACGAAGAAAAATCAAATACACCGAACAAAGAATTTAACACCAGACAGCCTCGCTTACCAGTTAGCAAAAGCAGAGAACACCAACCGCGAGAACTTCGTAAGAAGCACGTGTGTGATATTTGCGGGGCTACTCTGAAACATAAATACTCGCTGGAAGTGCATCTGGGTCGGCATGCCGGAGTTACTCAGTTCCAGTGTCAGTACTGTTCGTCATCGTTTCACACCAAAACGGAGATGCGTAACCACCTGCGCTCGATTCACACTACCGGGAGCAGTTGTGAATGTGCCAAGTGTGGAGCTGTGTTCAAAACCAAGAAGCTACTGAATCAACATCTCGAATCGCATGCCGAGAAGCGAAACTTCAAGTGCGAAACATGCGaatttgcattcaaaacttTGCAACATTTGAAACGACACATTACAACCGTCCACCGTGAGGTGCGTTTCAGTTGCAACCATTGTACGATGTCCTACGGTAGGAAGGATAAGCTGAGGATGCATATGGAGCGGGCTCACAAT ATCCAATCCTACTTCGTCTGTGATATCTGCCTACGATCATTCAATGGTAAACAGGCGCTAGACGAGCATAAGGGACACCACGCCAATCCGAAACCGCTCGAGTGCGGTGTTTGTCTGATGGCATTCGAGGACGGCAGGACGTTCGACGATCACTTGTGCATAAGCTATCGGGATAGTTACGAATGTTGCGGAAAGGACTTCAAGTATCATGTACACTTCAATCGGCACGTGTTGATGGAGCACGGAATCAAATCGAATGCCCGAGTCAGACCGAAACGTGGACTGCTGATCGGCCAACTGAGAGCCGATCGGCGACTGCGGGAGGTTCGATGTAGAAAATGTGATCGAAATTTTGTATCCATGCTGGAGCGAAAACGTCACGTTTGTGTGGGAAACATATCGAGCATTGGTTCTGCAGAAATTCCGGCGACATCCGAAGAAATGGTGAATAGTGATGGAGCAATGTTTGTTAGTGAAATGGGCGAGGAAGAACATCTGGAGGATGTGGATGATAATCTAGAGATTGAGTATATTATAAGCGAAGAAACAGAGTCCGTGACAAACTGTTGA